One genomic region from Armatimonadota bacterium encodes:
- a CDS encoding PQQ-like beta-propeller repeat protein produces MSSLYIAPLVILLTFTAAKIEPLGQPCRAKNILSTLMITDRETGRETLVLGNTNEAMHMELIFLDFENGTAKAYTAPAGSGAWALIEVPGDRLIVGTHYDGMFMVFDLKKKEFVKTIKFPGESYIWNFAIGSDGRVYGGTYPGGKLGAFDLETYEVEDCGAPAQPNLYLRNVSSLPDGRILCSFGQEKPTTMVYDPKAKKWEPAPKQLEGITQGICWNGYFISGSSAFDSSLQPIKPPFPTPPAERGTWYVDLRLTRDDVLYIRQGRAIYRYTKGENALSLVTDVYLHGGGIVAASKKGLLIGIKGQDYFVIKPGDATIRPKPIPTESQPRPTLFLEADTCRRLWGGPHFGQTLFYLDTKTKHVVNTSNVSDHGGEVYDVAFYENSVYAVSYVWGEIIKFDPDKPWDQWNHKNPRTIAALNPKGYIRPIGGITLGPDNKLYSGWMAKYGAYGGAIAITDPKTEQTELIENPLGEQAIQAVVPTERYLYVGTSLAGNGLPNKKGEPPKLGIIALSTKKVVWSKDIDGVGYIRPFAYDSESRRLAVSVGGKVQLFDTTKREFITDGEDIPPLNSNSTSAVINGIVYYGSENAVIALNLRTGKVNRIVEAPSNISCVTADSEGRIYFACGTDVYAVKEDGND; encoded by the coding sequence ATGTCTTCGCTATACATCGCGCCATTAGTCATTCTCCTAACGTTTACAGCTGCGAAAATTGAGCCTCTTGGCCAGCCATGTCGTGCCAAGAACATCCTTTCAACCTTAATGATTACCGACCGCGAAACAGGGCGAGAAACACTTGTTCTCGGCAATACAAATGAAGCCATGCATATGGAGTTGATATTCCTTGACTTCGAGAACGGCACAGCAAAGGCATATACTGCTCCTGCCGGGTCTGGTGCTTGGGCACTAATCGAAGTTCCTGGCGATAGACTGATAGTTGGCACGCATTACGATGGAATGTTTATGGTCTTTGATCTTAAAAAGAAGGAATTCGTGAAGACCATCAAGTTTCCAGGAGAAAGCTATATTTGGAACTTTGCAATTGGCAGTGATGGGCGTGTCTATGGCGGCACTTATCCTGGCGGGAAACTTGGAGCATTTGACCTTGAAACATACGAAGTCGAGGATTGCGGTGCTCCCGCCCAACCAAACCTCTACCTTCGAAATGTATCTTCTTTACCTGACGGGCGAATTCTCTGCAGCTTTGGACAAGAGAAACCAACAACAATGGTTTACGACCCCAAAGCTAAAAAGTGGGAGCCGGCTCCTAAGCAGCTTGAAGGCATAACGCAAGGAATTTGCTGGAACGGATACTTTATATCGGGCAGCTCTGCATTCGACAGCTCGCTACAACCTATCAAACCACCCTTCCCTACACCGCCCGCTGAGAGAGGCACTTGGTATGTTGACCTCCGCTTGACTAGGGACGATGTGTTATACATACGCCAGGGGCGTGCTATCTACCGGTACACCAAGGGGGAAAACGCGCTTTCTCTCGTGACTGATGTTTACCTTCACGGTGGGGGCATCGTTGCTGCAAGCAAGAAAGGCCTCCTAATAGGTATTAAGGGACAAGATTATTTTGTCATCAAGCCTGGCGACGCCACAATACGTCCTAAACCAATACCCACTGAATCACAACCCCGCCCCACCCTTTTCCTTGAAGCAGACACCTGCAGGAGGTTATGGGGTGGCCCTCACTTTGGCCAAACATTGTTCTACCTAGATACAAAAACAAAACATGTAGTAAACACAAGCAATGTAAGCGACCACGGAGGCGAAGTTTACGATGTTGCTTTCTATGAGAATAGCGTTTATGCTGTTTCCTATGTTTGGGGCGAAATAATAAAATTCGATCCTGACAAGCCCTGGGACCAATGGAACCACAAGAATCCACGGACAATTGCGGCACTCAACCCGAAGGGCTACATTCGTCCTATTGGTGGCATTACCCTAGGTCCAGACAACAAACTCTATTCAGGCTGGATGGCAAAATATGGTGCCTACGGAGGCGCCATCGCTATTACAGACCCAAAGACAGAGCAGACCGAACTCATCGAAAACCCGCTCGGCGAGCAGGCTATCCAAGCTGTCGTCCCTACAGAGCGGTACCTATATGTTGGCACTTCTCTGGCTGGAAACGGCCTGCCGAATAAAAAAGGTGAACCGCCAAAGCTCGGGATAATTGCACTATCGACAAAGAAAGTTGTATGGTCAAAAGACATTGATGGCGTTGGCTATATTCGCCCATTTGCCTATGACTCTGAAAGCCGCCGTCTCGCTGTCTCTGTCGGTGGAAAAGTTCAGCTCTTCGATACAACAAAGCGTGAGTTTATCACCGATGGAGAAGACATCCCGCCGCTTAATAGCAACTCTACCTCAGCGGTGATAAACGGCATTGTATATTACGGCAGTGAGAATGCAGTAATTGCATTAAACCTACGAACCGGCAAAGTCAATCGCATCGTTGAGGCTCCCTCAAACATCTCCTGCGTCACAGCCGACTCCGAAGGAAGAATCTACTTCGCATGTGGAACAGATGTTTACGCGGTCAAGGAGGATGGCAATGATTGA
- the lysS gene encoding lysine--tRNA ligase, with protein MAEDQELREHRLKKLQSLREKGIDPFAIERYERTHTAQQIISDFEKLEEKEVSVAGRIISLRIMGKATFAHIQDESGRIQIYIRLDAVGQEQYSLIEYIDIGDFLGVKGKVGKTRMGEITVFTDKMQILAKSLRPIPIGKQKGEEQWYSLQDIEQRYRQRYLDLIINPDVRDVMLKRTIIIKAIRDFLGNEGFIEVETPVLQAIAGGAAARPFKTHYNALDCDFFLRISLELYLKRVIIGGFEKVYEMGRVFRNEGLSTRHNPEFTLLELYQAYANLEDIMDLVERMFCYISEQLYGGLTFTYQGNTINLARPWRRLPLLEGIRQYAGIEPEELESFESAKRAGERLGLQLDKEENLGGIIEKIHEKFVQPNLIQPTFVTDYPIETSPLAKKRQDNPRLARRFEPYIGTQECGNAFSEINDPLDQRERFLYQAKMRAAGDEEAHPMDEDFLLAMEYGMPPTGGLGIGIDRLTMLFTDSPSIRDVILFPQLRPQK; from the coding sequence TTGGCTGAGGACCAAGAACTTAGAGAACACAGACTAAAAAAACTCCAATCTCTCCGTGAAAAAGGTATAGATCCATTTGCAATAGAGCGATATGAGCGCACACATACTGCGCAGCAAATAATATCAGACTTCGAAAAGCTTGAGGAAAAGGAAGTATCCGTTGCAGGCAGAATTATCTCCCTTCGAATAATGGGGAAGGCAACATTCGCCCACATCCAAGATGAATCGGGAAGAATCCAGATTTACATTAGGTTGGATGCTGTAGGTCAGGAGCAGTATTCCTTGATAGAATACATCGATATAGGCGACTTTCTCGGCGTTAAAGGAAAAGTCGGGAAGACTCGAATGGGCGAAATTACAGTATTTACCGACAAAATGCAAATTTTGGCAAAGTCGCTTCGCCCAATCCCTATCGGCAAACAAAAAGGAGAAGAACAATGGTATTCCCTTCAGGATATAGAACAAAGATATCGCCAACGGTATCTAGACCTTATCATCAACCCCGATGTTAGAGATGTAATGCTCAAGCGCACCATTATCATCAAAGCAATTCGCGATTTCCTGGGCAATGAGGGGTTTATTGAGGTAGAGACTCCCGTTCTCCAAGCAATAGCGGGCGGCGCTGCTGCAAGGCCATTTAAGACCCACTACAATGCCCTAGACTGCGACTTCTTTCTTAGGATATCGCTGGAACTCTACTTAAAGCGCGTAATCATTGGCGGCTTTGAAAAAGTCTACGAGATGGGACGTGTATTCCGCAACGAAGGCCTTTCCACGCGCCACAATCCTGAATTTACTCTTTTGGAGCTTTATCAGGCTTATGCGAACCTAGAAGATATCATGGATCTCGTGGAGCGAATGTTTTGTTATATATCAGAGCAGCTGTACGGTGGCTTAACTTTCACCTACCAGGGAAACACAATCAATTTGGCACGCCCATGGAGGCGGCTACCACTGCTAGAAGGAATCCGCCAATATGCGGGAATCGAGCCAGAAGAGCTAGAAAGCTTCGAATCCGCCAAACGAGCTGGAGAAAGGCTTGGACTTCAATTAGATAAAGAGGAAAATCTTGGTGGAATAATCGAAAAAATCCACGAAAAGTTCGTGCAACCAAATCTTATTCAGCCCACATTTGTAACCGATTATCCCATAGAAACGTCCCCATTGGCCAAGAAACGACAAGATAATCCAAGGCTTGCGCGGCGCTTTGAACCATACATAGGAACTCAAGAATGCGGAAATGCCTTTTCCGAGATAAATGACCCGCTAGACCAGCGTGAGAGATTTCTATATCAAGCAAAGATGCGAGCGGCGGGCGATGAGGAAGCTCACCCAATGGACGAGGATTTTCTGTTGGCAATGGAATATGGAATGCCGCCAACGGGTGGACTTGGTATCGGAATAGACCGCTTGACAATGCTATTCACAGATTCACCATCGATAAGAGATGTGATTCTATTTCCACAACTGAGACCACAGAAGTAG
- a CDS encoding endo-1,4-beta-xylanase: MPRSMFLALVLIFIGVAVFANQSEGTTMLSRELVMRIQRDTEKYRKGNAKIVVFDKKGRPIEGVSVKAEQVSHDFLFGCNIYALDALPNADLNEKYKELFKRLLNYATVPFYWRGFEPEQGKPGYARTDHIVKWCKENNITTKGHPLVWTHQAGVPAWLDESNPTEVRQLLEHRVAAIVSRYKGQIDIWDVVNESTHTRIFAGLSMFDYTALPFYWARRANPSATLIVNEFGVVGPRGGDDKFYNLLREMKEKKVPFDVIGIQTHMHRGPFSLAEILETLDRYATLGKPIHFTETTVLSGGNETTPEGEKKQAEYVEQFYRVCFSHPAVKAITWWDFSDAKAWQGLAAGLVRKDMSPKPVYLVLDRLINKEWHTIAKGETFKDGSFSFRGFYGKYTVSLTNAKGESKLVSFHLREGSDNVLEIRL; encoded by the coding sequence ATGCCGCGGTCAATGTTTTTAGCACTTGTCTTGATTTTTATCGGAGTTGCTGTGTTTGCCAATCAAAGCGAGGGAACAACTATGTTGTCCAGGGAACTTGTTATGCGCATCCAGCGGGACACAGAGAAATACCGTAAGGGAAATGCCAAAATTGTGGTGTTTGATAAGAAGGGTAGACCTATCGAGGGCGTATCAGTGAAAGCCGAACAGGTCAGCCATGATTTCCTTTTTGGTTGCAATATTTATGCACTCGATGCCCTTCCGAATGCGGATTTGAACGAGAAATACAAAGAGCTTTTCAAACGCCTTCTAAACTATGCCACAGTGCCATTTTATTGGCGTGGATTTGAGCCTGAGCAAGGCAAACCTGGTTATGCACGCACTGACCACATTGTCAAATGGTGCAAGGAGAATAACATCACGACAAAGGGACATCCGCTCGTTTGGACTCATCAAGCAGGTGTTCCAGCCTGGCTTGATGAAAGCAATCCAACTGAGGTTAGGCAACTTCTTGAACATCGAGTGGCCGCCATTGTCTCGCGCTACAAAGGGCAGATTGATATTTGGGATGTCGTAAACGAATCTACGCATACGCGCATCTTTGCGGGGCTCTCGATGTTTGATTATACTGCTTTGCCTTTCTATTGGGCGAGAAGAGCAAATCCTAGTGCCACTCTTATTGTCAACGAATTTGGAGTGGTAGGCCCAAGGGGCGGCGATGATAAGTTTTATAACTTGTTGCGAGAAATGAAGGAAAAGAAAGTGCCATTTGATGTGATTGGTATTCAAACTCATATGCATCGTGGTCCCTTTTCTCTTGCCGAGATTTTGGAAACGCTTGATAGGTATGCTACACTGGGGAAGCCGATTCATTTTACGGAAACGACCGTTCTTTCTGGTGGCAATGAGACGACACCTGAGGGCGAGAAAAAACAAGCAGAGTATGTGGAACAGTTCTATCGCGTATGCTTTAGTCACCCGGCAGTAAAGGCGATTACCTGGTGGGATTTCTCCGACGCGAAAGCTTGGCAAGGACTAGCTGCTGGATTGGTAAGAAAGGATATGAGCCCAAAGCCTGTATATTTGGTGCTCGACCGCCTGATTAACAAAGAATGGCACACCATAGCAAAAGGTGAGACTTTTAAAGATGGCTCCTTCAGCTTTCGCGGATTCTATGGGAAATACACTGTATCTTTGACAAATGCTAAAGGAGAATCAAAATTAGTCAGTTTTCACCTCCGTGAAGGGAGCGACAACGTTTTGGAGATACGCCTATAA
- the greA gene encoding transcription elongation factor GreA codes for MTVEKELILTPEGLKKIEEELEHLRTVHRKAVAERIRESKQFGELSENAEYEEAKNEQAFVEGRILELKRILQNAHVIEADEVHTDEVGIGSKVTVRDLDSNEEWVYTIVGSVEADPGEDRISDESPVGQALIGKKVGDVVTVEIPAGAARYEIVKITK; via the coding sequence GTGACGGTAGAAAAAGAATTAATCCTCACCCCAGAAGGGCTCAAAAAGATAGAAGAAGAGCTCGAGCATCTTCGAACCGTACATCGGAAAGCTGTTGCCGAGCGTATAAGAGAATCAAAACAGTTTGGAGAGCTATCTGAGAACGCCGAATACGAAGAAGCTAAGAATGAACAAGCTTTCGTTGAGGGCCGAATTCTCGAGCTAAAGCGAATTCTCCAAAATGCCCACGTTATTGAAGCTGATGAAGTTCACACCGATGAAGTTGGTATTGGATCCAAGGTTACTGTGCGCGACCTAGACAGCAATGAAGAGTGGGTGTATACTATTGTTGGGTCGGTAGAAGCAGACCCGGGTGAGGACCGCATCTCCGACGAGTCACCAGTTGGCCAAGCACTTATCGGCAAAAAGGTTGGGGACGTTGTGACCGTCGAGATACCGGCCGGCGCGGCAAGATACGAAATAGTAAAGATTACAAAGTAA
- a CDS encoding DUF2961 domain-containing protein — protein MKRTLLICIFALVACNLAYTGQTLTYLDLVSRLTDLEHLATLPPPGEKCAQWSSYDRASYYDEKTGKYVGWDANGDGNGVIRVEDDHFVVAEIEGPGCIWRIWSALAGQGHVKIYLDGATDPTVDLPFIGFFDLKNEPFVYPALVHQVAKGFNCYVPIPFQKSCKITMEKDWGAYYHFTYSTFPKDTQIPTFSRNLSLEEKEALAEADRFLRKRLGTDPAGHREGEETVIKRISIPPGQKETVLKLMGARAITGIWMKVSLSNPDDPDRTLRNTILQIKWDGEKSPSVWAPIGDFFGTGPGMNKYKSLPLGVTDDGMYCYWYMPFSKSAEIEIINEGRKPFSGEFTITHSPITKPIQELARFHAKWHRDAFLPKDPERWIDWPMLVTQGKGRYCGVALEVWNPRGGWWGEGDEKFFVDGEKFPSTIGTGSEDYFGYAWCTPELFQNAYHNQTKVFQNIGHVAVNRWHIADSVPFQTSFEGCIEKYFLNDRPTLYASTVYWYLAPGGVDPYKPVPPKERIFYITAEPPRVPGAIEGENMKILSKTGGNPQIQQLGERWSGEAHLWWINAKPGDKLDLELPIKGTGKYELVAALTKAIDYGIVQFYLDGQKIGNPIDLYNNGVVPTGEISLGTFNLSKGSHKLTVEIIGANEKAIKSFMFGLDYIKLKKAKR, from the coding sequence ATGAAGCGAACCTTATTAATCTGCATTTTTGCTTTGGTAGCTTGCAATTTGGCTTATACAGGCCAGACCCTAACCTACTTAGATCTCGTTAGCAGACTAACTGACCTTGAACACCTTGCAACCTTACCTCCACCTGGCGAGAAGTGCGCCCAATGGTCGAGCTATGACCGTGCAAGTTATTACGATGAAAAAACCGGTAAATACGTTGGTTGGGACGCAAATGGCGATGGTAATGGCGTTATCCGCGTTGAGGACGACCACTTTGTTGTAGCAGAAATTGAAGGCCCTGGGTGCATCTGGCGCATATGGTCAGCCCTTGCAGGTCAAGGTCATGTGAAGATATACCTCGATGGAGCCACCGACCCAACAGTAGACCTACCATTTATCGGCTTCTTTGACCTAAAAAATGAGCCTTTTGTTTACCCAGCGCTTGTACACCAGGTTGCAAAGGGATTTAATTGCTATGTACCAATTCCTTTCCAAAAGTCCTGCAAAATCACAATGGAAAAAGACTGGGGCGCGTATTACCATTTCACATACTCAACTTTCCCTAAAGATACCCAGATACCGACATTTAGTCGCAACCTCTCACTTGAAGAGAAAGAAGCACTCGCCGAAGCAGATAGATTTCTACGCAAGCGTCTTGGAACTGATCCAGCCGGACACAGGGAGGGCGAAGAAACAGTTATTAAAAGAATCAGCATACCACCCGGACAAAAGGAAACCGTCTTAAAACTCATGGGGGCGCGAGCAATCACAGGAATATGGATGAAGGTAAGCCTATCCAATCCCGACGACCCAGACCGCACATTACGCAATACAATCCTGCAAATCAAGTGGGACGGCGAAAAAAGCCCTAGCGTATGGGCACCAATAGGCGACTTTTTTGGTACAGGGCCTGGGATGAATAAATACAAATCCCTGCCTCTGGGCGTGACTGATGATGGGATGTACTGCTATTGGTACATGCCGTTCTCGAAAAGCGCCGAGATAGAAATTATCAATGAAGGCAGGAAACCATTCTCAGGCGAATTCACAATCACTCATTCTCCGATTACAAAACCTATTCAAGAACTCGCACGATTCCACGCAAAGTGGCACCGAGACGCCTTTCTACCAAAGGACCCCGAACGGTGGATTGACTGGCCAATGCTAGTAACCCAAGGCAAGGGACGCTACTGCGGAGTAGCATTGGAAGTTTGGAATCCGCGCGGAGGCTGGTGGGGCGAAGGTGACGAAAAATTTTTTGTTGACGGCGAGAAGTTCCCATCAACCATTGGCACAGGTTCAGAGGATTACTTTGGCTATGCCTGGTGCACGCCTGAATTATTTCAAAACGCTTATCACAATCAAACAAAGGTATTCCAAAACATTGGTCATGTAGCTGTAAATCGGTGGCATATCGCAGACAGCGTGCCATTCCAGACATCGTTTGAAGGATGTATTGAAAAGTATTTTTTAAACGACCGGCCAACACTATACGCATCAACGGTATATTGGTATCTTGCGCCAGGCGGAGTTGACCCATACAAGCCAGTGCCGCCAAAAGAGAGGATTTTTTACATTACCGCTGAGCCCCCGCGGGTGCCAGGAGCCATCGAAGGCGAAAATATGAAAATACTTAGCAAAACAGGAGGCAACCCACAGATACAGCAACTTGGAGAAAGATGGAGTGGCGAAGCCCACCTCTGGTGGATAAACGCAAAGCCTGGGGACAAGCTAGACTTAGAGTTGCCCATAAAAGGAACCGGCAAGTACGAGCTGGTTGCAGCATTGACCAAAGCTATTGACTACGGTATTGTGCAATTCTACCTTGATGGGCAAAAAATTGGCAACCCGATTGACCTATATAACAACGGTGTTGTGCCAACTGGCGAGATTTCCTTAGGAACATTCAATCTGTCAAAAGGCTCGCACAAATTAACAGTAGAGATCATTGGTGCAAATGAAAAAGCAATCAAGTCATTTATGTTTGGCCTAGATTACATAAAACTAAAGAAAGCAAAGAGGTAA
- a CDS encoding TrpB-like pyridoxal phosphate-dependent enzyme: MDERQFLLNPKDLPRQWYNIQADLDEPAPPPLHPGTKQPAGPQDLAPIFPMSLIEQEVSQQRWVDIPEEILDVLSIWRPTPLIRATRWEKALGTPAKIFYKWEGVSPVGSHKPNTAVAQAYFNKKEGTKRIATETGAGQWGSALSMACCFFGLECTVYMVKVSFEQKPYRKSLMQMYGAKIYPSPSTQTQFGRKILEQDPNCTGSLGIAISEALEDTVTNEGVKYSLGSVLNHVLMHQTVIGLEAKKQMEMAGCNPDVIIGCVGGGSNFAGLAFPFMPDKFNGKNIKFLAIEPTACPTLTTGQYMYDFGDTAKMTPLLMMHTLGSDFIPPSIHAGGLRYHGMAPLVSFLVKKGHIEPRAYPQLSVFEAAAGFARSEGIIPAPESAHAIKAALDEAISAKQEGKEKVILFNLSGHGLLDLGAYDQFFAGKLQNV; this comes from the coding sequence ATGGATGAAAGGCAATTTTTATTAAATCCCAAGGATCTACCAAGACAGTGGTATAACATCCAAGCTGACCTCGACGAACCAGCACCACCACCTCTCCACCCAGGAACAAAACAGCCTGCCGGCCCGCAGGACCTGGCGCCAATCTTTCCGATGTCGCTAATTGAACAAGAAGTCAGCCAGCAGCGATGGGTAGACATCCCTGAGGAAATTCTTGACGTCTTGAGCATATGGCGACCCACCCCACTAATCAGAGCAACCCGATGGGAAAAGGCACTCGGCACCCCTGCCAAGATTTTTTACAAATGGGAAGGAGTTAGCCCAGTCGGAAGTCACAAACCCAACACTGCGGTGGCTCAGGCATATTTTAACAAGAAAGAAGGCACAAAGAGAATCGCCACTGAAACAGGCGCTGGCCAATGGGGAAGTGCCCTTTCGATGGCATGCTGCTTTTTTGGCCTTGAATGCACCGTCTATATGGTTAAAGTAAGCTTCGAACAAAAGCCCTACCGAAAGTCTTTAATGCAAATGTACGGTGCAAAAATATATCCAAGTCCAAGCACACAAACCCAGTTTGGTAGGAAAATCCTCGAACAAGACCCTAACTGCACAGGTAGCCTTGGAATAGCGATTAGTGAAGCCCTCGAGGACACCGTCACAAACGAGGGCGTGAAATATTCCCTAGGCAGTGTTCTAAACCACGTGCTTATGCACCAAACAGTGATTGGTCTCGAAGCAAAGAAACAAATGGAGATGGCTGGGTGCAATCCAGACGTTATCATTGGTTGCGTTGGTGGCGGAAGCAACTTTGCGGGCCTTGCATTCCCATTCATGCCCGATAAATTCAACGGCAAAAACATTAAGTTTCTTGCAATCGAGCCTACAGCATGCCCAACACTCACCACAGGCCAGTACATGTACGACTTCGGTGATACAGCAAAAATGACTCCACTTCTAATGATGCACACGCTTGGCAGCGATTTCATCCCACCAAGCATTCATGCTGGCGGATTGCGCTACCATGGAATGGCTCCCCTTGTGAGCTTCCTGGTTAAAAAAGGCCATATCGAACCAAGAGCCTATCCACAGCTATCCGTGTTTGAGGCTGCTGCAGGATTCGCTCGAAGCGAGGGAATCATACCAGCCCCTGAAAGTGCACATGCTATCAAAGCTGCTCTCGACGAAGCAATAAGCGCCAAGCAAGAAGGTAAGGAAAAAGTAATCCTATTCAATCTAAGCGGCCATGGTCTCCTAGATCTTGGTGCATACGATCAATTCTTTGCAGGCAAGCTTCAAAACGTGTAA
- a CDS encoding amidohydrolase gives MIDCHVHLNNIGGEEELEHTRKYVGLDRMNIVCGINRENVNANPQAFLAKIKFPQNFYIFPCLDHANYFSGGKLSTPSLAEQVDRLVAIGADGIKMLENKPTHRKLVDKPVDGEYFHDYFARVEEIGIPILWHVADPEEFWDPALTPQWAKSRGWGYDRTFAPKEHLYTEVENILHRHPRLKIIFAHFYFLSANLPRLSSLFDRFEGVHVDLAPGIELLYNLSKDPETTRNFFIQYSDRILFGTDISNHQTPEENRIRAGIVIRWLETEDVYRVPEGADFLLGPPEDGIIRGLKLPENVLQRIYNLNFERLAGPKPRPLDWDLAAEECERLAYEISFLNDIPTNETIASRTAEILKRWPRKPDDNY, from the coding sequence ATGATTGATTGCCACGTCCACCTTAATAACATTGGCGGGGAAGAGGAGCTAGAACATACGCGCAAATATGTCGGCTTAGACCGTATGAACATTGTGTGTGGCATTAACCGCGAGAATGTCAATGCCAACCCTCAGGCATTCCTTGCGAAAATAAAATTCCCTCAGAACTTTTATATTTTCCCCTGCCTTGACCACGCCAACTACTTTTCGGGTGGGAAGCTTTCCACTCCATCCCTCGCTGAGCAGGTTGACCGTCTTGTCGCTATTGGGGCAGATGGCATTAAAATGCTTGAGAATAAACCAACGCATAGAAAACTAGTAGATAAACCAGTAGATGGCGAATACTTTCATGATTACTTTGCCCGCGTTGAAGAAATTGGCATACCAATACTCTGGCATGTAGCCGACCCAGAGGAATTCTGGGACCCGGCGCTCACACCACAATGGGCAAAGAGCCGCGGATGGGGCTATGACAGAACATTTGCCCCCAAGGAACATCTCTACACAGAAGTGGAAAATATTCTCCACCGCCATCCGCGGCTGAAGATTATCTTTGCGCACTTTTATTTTCTATCTGCCAACCTGCCCAGACTATCATCGCTCTTCGACCGCTTCGAGGGAGTTCATGTTGACCTCGCCCCTGGAATTGAGTTGCTGTATAATTTGTCAAAGGACCCTGAAACAACACGCAACTTCTTTATCCAATATTCCGACCGTATTCTCTTTGGTACCGACATCTCAAACCACCAAACTCCTGAGGAAAATCGAATACGCGCCGGCATAGTTATACGCTGGTTGGAGACCGAAGATGTATATCGCGTGCCAGAAGGAGCCGATTTCCTTCTTGGCCCGCCTGAAGACGGTATTATCAGAGGACTCAAGCTTCCAGAGAATGTACTCCAAAGGATTTACAACCTTAACTTTGAACGCCTTGCAGGGCCCAAACCACGTCCACTTGATTGGGACCTTGCCGCTGAGGAATGCGAACGCTTGGCGTATGAGATTTCATTCCTAAATGACATCCCCACCAATGAAACCATTGCAAGCCGTACTGCAGAGATTCTAAAAAGATGGCCAAGAAAACCAGATGATAATTATTAA